In Candidatus Thermoplasmatota archaeon, one genomic interval encodes:
- a CDS encoding WXG100 family type VII secretion target, which produces MSQAVADPEELERFVQALSHFIDTLAEEVGALDQEFGALGDTWQDEKRAQFEEKYSLLLQQISAFQENASEQIPYLLALASRLRDYLQS; this is translated from the coding sequence ATGTCACAAGCGGTAGCCGATCCTGAAGAACTTGAGCGTTTTGTCCAGGCGTTGAGTCACTTCATCGACACTCTGGCCGAGGAAGTCGGCGCCTTGGACCAGGAATTCGGCGCACTCGGTGACACTTGGCAGGATGAAAAGCGGGCACAATTCGAAGAGAAATACTCGCTGCTGCTCCAACAAATCTCAGCTTTTCAGGAAAATGCTTCGGAGCAGATCCCGTACCTGCTGGCGTTAGCTTCGCGGCTCAGGGACTACTTGCAGAGCTGA